In the genome of Gammaproteobacteria bacterium, the window GGCGCTTTCTCCAGATGGCACTGGCCATCTGCGCCGGCGGACTGTGGCCCAAGCGCGGCCTCGGCGCACAAACCGATCGCCTGCTGCACCGGCGGATCCCCGCCAGCGGCGAACTGCTCCCGGCCGTCGGTCTGGGCACCTACCGCGTCTTCGACGTGCATGATGACGCCGCCGCGCGGGCCCGGCTCGAAACGGTGCTGCGGCGCTTCGTCGCACTGGGCGGCAGCGTGATCGACTCCTCCCCCATGTACGGCAGCGCCGAGGCGGTGGTGGGCGACCTGAGCGCGGCCCTGGGACTGCGTGAACGCCTGTTCCTGGCGACCAAGGTCTGGACCACGGGGCGAGCCGCCGGCATCCGCCAGATGGAGGACTCCCTGCGGCGCATGCGCACGCCGGTGATGGACCTGATGCAGATTCACAACCTGGTGGACTGGCGCACCCAACTCGAAACCTTGCGCGCGTGGAAACGCGAAGGCCGGATCCGCTACATCGGCATCACCCACTACGTCCCCGGCGCCTTCGACGAACTCGAAGCGATCATGAAGGGCGAGCGGATCGATTTCGTGCAGCTGCCCTACTCGATCGCGACGCGCGACGCGGAACGCAGCCTGCTGCCGCTGGCGCAGCAACGGGGCATCGCGGTCCTGGTCAACCGTCCTTACGAACAGGGTGCCCTGTTCCACCGGGTCCGGGGCCGGCCGCTGCCGCCGTGGGCGAATGATTACGGCATCGCCAGCTGGGGCCAGTATTTTCTGAAATTCATCCTGGCCCATCCGGCGGTGACCTGCGTCATCCCGGCGACGGGCAAACCCCGGCATCTGGAGGACAATATGGGGGCGGGGTTCGGCAGGCTGCCGGATGCGGCCGCCCGCGAGCGCATGGCCGACTATTTCATGCGGAGCTGAAGGCGGGCGGTGCGACGGGAATCAGATCACGTAACCGGTGATCACGAAATAATGGCAGGCGCTGCCCACCAGGATCAGGACATGCCAGATGGCATGACCGGGGCGCCAGATCTTGCCGAGGACGTAAAACGCGACGCCCACCGTGTACGCGATGCCGCCAGCCAGCAGCCAGTCGAAGGCATGCGCCGGCAGCGCGGCCAATAGCGGCTTGATCGCCACCACGCCCAACCAGCCCATCACCAGATAAAGAATCACGGGCACAATCCGCCGCCCCTTGCGCGGCATGGAATCGATGACGATACCGACCAGCGCCAGCGCCCAGATCGCCGCGAACAGTGTCCAGCCCCACACGCCGTGCAGGGTGATCAGGGTGAACGGGGTATAGGTGCCCGCGATCAGCAGGTAGATCGCGTTGTGGTCGAA includes:
- a CDS encoding aldo/keto reductase, whose translation is MNTTAPLRFSRRRFLQMALAICAGGLWPKRGLGAQTDRLLHRRIPASGELLPAVGLGTYRVFDVHDDAAARARLETVLRRFVALGGSVIDSSPMYGSAEAVVGDLSAALGLRERLFLATKVWTTGRAAGIRQMEDSLRRMRTPVMDLMQIHNLVDWRTQLETLRAWKREGRIRYIGITHYVPGAFDELEAIMKGERIDFVQLPYSIATRDAERSLLPLAQQRGIAVLVNRPYEQGALFHRVRGRPLPPWANDYGIASWGQYFLKFILAHPAVTCVIPATGKPRHLEDNMGAGFGRLPDAAARERMADYFMRS
- a CDS encoding hemolysin III family protein codes for the protein VVSAVVYGTTLVLLYVFSTVYHSTTGQAKALARIFDHNAIYLLIAGTYTPFTLITLHGVWGWTLFAAIWALALVGIVIDSMPRKGRRIVPVILYLVMGWLGVVAIKPLLAALPAHAFDWLLAGGIAYTVGVAFYVLGKIWRPGHAIWHVLILVGSACHYFVITGYVI